In Nitrosococcus halophilus Nc 4, the genomic stretch GGGGACGTACCGTCCTTATGGGAGACTTTAATGAGTGGTGGCCTTGGAGCCAAACTTTGCGCTGGCTGCGGCGCGAATTTGGTCGCTGTTTGAGCCCCTTCTCCTTTCCTGCTTGTTATCCCATTTTCGCCCTGGACCGGATTTGGCTACATGGACACCGACGCTTGCTGACACTGGGGGTAGAGGCTTCCTCGCTGGCGCGAGTAGCTTCCGATCACCTGCCATTGAAAGCCGTAGTGGAATGGTAAGCGCCACTAAGAAGATATTTTAGCGGCGTTAGCCGCCGGTTCATAAATAGCAAAAACCTGACTAGGCTCTCCCTCGGCTGCGGTATCGTAGTAAAGCGAATGCAGGTTGAAATCGGCAACCGGATTAAGCCGTTCTCCTTCCAAAAGAGTGTCGAAGGACTCCCCGCCTAGAATTCGAAGGGCATGAGTTAAGTAGAGTCGATTGAGGCTCTGATCAGCTAGCAAAGTTTTTAAAACCTCGGGGCCCGCGATGGCATAAAGGGTAGTGAACCCTTCTTGGCCCAATGCTGCAATCAGCGTTTTTCCCTGTACGCGCAACCCCTTGCCTGCCACAATGACTTGAATGCCTTTCGCCTTGAGCTCCTGCACTCGAAGGGGGTCTGCCTCGGAACCCGTTGCCACATAGATTGGCCGATTAGCGTTTAACAATATCTCTGGGATAGGAATATTCAAGCTGGCGCTAATGACGACGATTGCAGGTTGCGGGGCCAGACCTTGGGATTGTCGCCACTGGATAAGATCGGCGTATTCTGGTTTTTCGCTGACCGGAAGAATATCTTGCGCCACATTTTGGGCGAGCTGACGAATATAGCGGCCACTGGTAAGCAGTGCATCAGCTTGGGCAGCTAATTCTTGAAACAGGCGCCAGTCACGGGGGTTGGCGATGGTATCCGGAACAATACGGGTTCTCTTCCGTGGATGTTCTAACGAAATGCGACCATCTAAGCTAGCGATAAAATTGGTGTAGACAAAGGGCTGGGAGCGGGTTCCCAATCTATGTAGCTCTTGATTGAGATACAGTCCCTCTAGCGCTACCGGTTCTAAGGGGGCAGGAAATAATCTTAGAAGTTTATTTCTACTATGATTTATGCTATCCATTGAGTTATCGCTCTATTTGCAATTGAATATAAAAAAACATAGCCTTCTTGAACTGGCTTTTTAAATTTTGGCTGGAACCTACCCGCAAGGCAGAAGCGGCCCACAGGGTGGGAACAGCATAAAGAGCAAGGAGGAAAAGATGTTTACAAATGAAGAATTTATAGATGAACTGTGTACCGAGCTGCAGCAGTTATGCACAGAATTAGAGAAGGTGAAGACGGTATCAGAAGAAAATTGTGGCAGAAGCATAACAGAAAGTCGAAGAAGGCAACACCTTGATTATACTCCAGACGGAACTCGAACCATTAAAAAACAAGACTCGTAAAATAATCAGTTTATAGGAGAAGAACAAAGTAGGGGTTACCTTCTGAATTATACTGAAAAAAAATTTAATCGAAGGGTGAGATGGGGTATAGAAGCAGTTTTTTACTGCGCGGTCCTGCCTAAGAACAAGGAAGCCTGATGAGTAGGGTAAAGCGTATTGTGCTTGATGTGCTAAAACCACATCATCCTAATGTATTGGAGTTTGCTAGAACTATTGCCGAGCAGGACTCAGGATATCGGGTCAATATCACTGTTGAGGCAGTGGATGAAAAAACAGAGACAATTACTGTGACCCTTGAAGGTACAGATATTCAGTTTGAACAAATAGGTGAGGCGATAGCCCACATGAGCGGGTCTATCCATAGCATTGATGAGGTCACCGTTGTAGGAGAAAGTCAAAGTTAGCTCGGTAGCATGGCAATGCTACTTTAACCATCCCATTCGCAAGACAAGGTTTATTTGAATCTGTTCCAGGAACTCCGTTTCTTATTAGATATTTCCCGGTCCCATCGCATTGCCCGCCGTTATTTTGTGACCAATGGCTTTGATGGCGCGTTGGCGATGTTAGGCTTAACGATGGGGTTTTACATTACCGACGCTGTGGCCGTCTCTACTGTACTCAACGCCTGTATGGGGACCGCGATTGCCTTGATGATGAGTGGTCTATTGAGTGCCTATATCAGCGAGGCCGCGGAAAGGCAAAAGGAATTGCACGAACTTGAACAGGCCATGGTCACCAATTTAGCCCATTCCGCCCATGGCAAAGCGGCCCGATTGATCCCCTTACTGATTGCTTTGGTCAATGGGGGTTCGCCATTTTTTATTGCCCTGCTCATTATCTCACCCCTATGGCTTAACCAATATGGGGTTGTATTGCCTTTGGGTCCCCTGGAAACTTCCATTGCCGTGGCATTTGGAATTATCTTCTTGCTAGGGGTCTTTCTTGGAAAAATTAGCGGTACGTTCTGGTTATGGACGGGACTTCGTACCTTGGCCATTGCCGTGATCACAGGCTTGTTGATCCTGTTGTTGCAGGCTGGATGAAGGATCTCCAGGAGGCAGGAGCCGGGGTAAGTTCTCTTATTGGGGGGCCCAGCATTTATCCATAGACCCTATCTGAACTTCATCCATTCATCATGAATAACATGAATAACGACACCTTGAAAGGGCAGCACTGGTATACCCAGGAACCGGAGAAGGTCTTGCAACGACTAGACGTTGACCCAGAGCAGGGGCTAACGTCGGAAATAGCAAAGGAGCGGCTGGCTGCCCAGGGCAAAAATACCATCCAGGAAGCAGCCCGGCGTCCCGTGTGGCGCATGATTATCGGCCAGTTTACGGACTTTATGGTCATCGTTTTAATCGTGGCGGCAGTCGTTTCAGGCATTGTCGGTGAACCCCAGGATGCCATTGCGATCGTGGTGATCGTGGTTCTAAATGCCATCATTGGTGCCATTCAGGAGTATCGAGCAGAACGGGCGATTGCCGCACTCAGGATGATGGCGGCCCCTGAAGCCCAAGTGTTCCGAAATGGAGAAACCCAGACCATACCTGCCGTTGAATTGGTACCGGGTGATCTTGTGCTGCTAGAAGCCGGTAATGTGGTTCCAGCGGATCTTCGCTTTCTGAAAACCTCAGAGCTAAGGGTGGATGAAGCGGCGCTCACGGGGGAATCCCAAGCGGTTCAGAAGAACACCGAGACTTTGAGGGAGGAGGATACTCCCCTGGGTGATCGGTTTAACATGGGCTATAAAGGGACCCTGGTCAGCCATGGTCGGGCCATGGGCGTGGTGGTGGCCACTGGCATGGAGACAGAGCTGGGCCGAATCGCCTCCTTATTACATCAAGAAGAAGCCGTTAAAACCCCCCTCCAGCAGCGTTTGGCTCACTTTGGTCAACGCCTGGCCATCGTCGTTCTCATTATCTGCGGGATTATTTTTGTCAGCGGGCTGCTGCGCGGTGAGACTGTCGTCTTGATGTTTTTAACGGCGGTGAGTTTGGCCGTGGCGGCTATCCCTGAAGCCTTACCCGCGGTTGTCACCGTCTCTCTTGCCATTGGGGCCCGCAAGATGAGCCGGCGCAATGCATTGATCCGCCGTTTGCCTGCCGTGGAAACCCTCGGATCAGTGACTTATATCTGCACGGACAAGACCGGTACGCTGACTGAAAACCGGATGACGGCTGAGGGTTTTTGGGCGGCGGGCGAGAACAAGGACCAAATCCCGCCGCCGGATTCAGATCGCCTCCCTTGGAATCTACTGGGGCAAGCCTTAGCTCTTTGTAATGAAGTGGTGCCGGACCAAGACGGTGGCGCACGGGGCGATCCTACTGAGGTCGCCCTCTATCAAGCCGCCCATGGGGCCGGCTATGAGCGGCAATCCCTGGAAGAGGCGTTGCCCCGCATTGGCGATATTCCTTTCGATTCTGAACGTAAGCGGATGACGACGCTGCATCGGAAGTCGGAGGGGGAGGTCGTTGCCTTTGTTAAAGGGGCACCGGAGCAAATTTTGTCTCGTTGTTCACAGATGCAGACTGCCGAAGGGGCCGCTGAGGTGGATACTGAGGCTTTGCTTGAGGAGGCAGAGGATCTTGCAGAGCAAGGATATCGGGTTCTCGCCGTTGCCTTTCGGCCCTTCGAGACCGACCCGACGGAATGGGATTCCGAAGACATTGAAAAGGAGCTCAGCTTTCTAGGCCTCGTGGCGTTGATCGACCCCCCGCGTAAGGAAGTGCCCGATGCGGTGGCCGATTGTATGTCCGCCGGTATCACTCCCGTGATGATTACGGGGGATCATCCTGGAACCGCCCAGGCCATTGCGGTTCGGTTGGGTATCGATAAAGAGGATGGCTCGGTGATCACGGGTCAAGAGCTGGCCCAAATCTCGGAAGAAGATTTTGCCCGACGGGTGAGGCAGATCAGGACCTATGCACGGGTAACCCCGGAGCAAAAAATCCGGATTGTGAAGGCATTACAGGACAGGGGAGAGTTTGTGGCCATGACTGGGGATGGCGTCAATGATGCGCCCGCCCTAAAAAGAGCCGGGATTGGGGTGGCCATGGGGCAAAAGGGGACCGATGTGGCTCGAGAAGCTGCCGATATGGTGCTGCTCGATGATAATTTCGCCACCATCGTGAGTGCCGTGCGGGAAGGGCGTCGTATCTTTGATAATATCCGTAAATTCGTCAAGTATACGATGACCAGCAATTCAGGGGAGATCTGGACCCTATTTCTGGCCCCTTTCTTGGGTCTTCCCTTACCCTTGGTACCCATCCAAATTCTTTGGATTAATCTGGTGACCGATGGCCTACCCGGCTTGGCCCTTTCCGCAGAGCCCCAGGAGCGGGGTATTATGCAGCGTTCCCCCCGTCCTCCCAATGAAAGCATTTTCGCCCATGGAATGTGGCAACATATGCTCTGGGTGGGTCTGCTGATTGGGGGATTGTCTCTCTTGTCCCAGGCCTGGGCTTATCATGGTGGTTCAGCGCACTGGCAAACCATTGTGTTTACTGTCTTGACCTTCTGCCAATTGGTCCATGTTTTGGTCATCCGCTCGGAGAAGGAATCCCTGTTTAGCCAGGGCCTTTGGAGTAACAAATGGCTGCTAGGGGCGGTGGCGATAACGGTGGCTCTACAGTTGGCCGTGATTTACCTACCGTTTCTGAACCCCATATTTAGGACCTCTCCCTTGCCGCTCGGGGAACTGGCGCTTTGTTTTGCTGTGCCCGTGGTGGTCTTTGTTGCCGTAGAGATTGAGAAGTGGCTGGTTCGGAAAGGTTGGATTTATGTGGAGCGGATCAAAAAGGAAAAGAAAGAAGAGGTTCCTGTTACAGCAGCCGAGCCTGCCGCGGCTGGTTCTGGTGGGTTCAAGTATAAGGGTATTTGGTCAACGGTAATTATCCTGTTGCTGGTTGGCGTAGGGAGTATTCTGTGGCTCCAAGGGGGCGAGAAGGTGGAGGAAGCGCTTGTAGTGGCGGAGGCAGAAAAGGAGCCTGCGCCCCCTGCGGTTACCTCACCAAGTCCTGAGGCGCCAACGGCAACCCCTCCCCCGAGGGACGAGCAAGCAGCTGCACCCGAGAAGCCCCCTGAAGTTGCTAAGCTTCCTGAAAAACCAGCAAGAGAGGAACCAAAACCGGCCGAAATAACTCCCGTAGCGCCAAAAACTGTCCTTGTCCAGCCCGGCGATACTTTATCTCTAATTGCTGAGCGTGCCTACGGTGATCCCACTCAATGGCGCCTTATCTATGAAGCCAATCAGGATAAGATTAAGGATCCGGATGTGATCACCGTAGGCATGAAACTGACTTTGCCCTCGCCTACAAATTAAAGGCTTGGTGTATGAAATAAGTTGAGTCAGCACCCCCAGAATAGAGAACCAAATGCTTGCTGTAGTCCATAACTGAATCTCCTTTACCGTTACAATAATAATGGCACAGACACCTCCGAATTTCACGCGGAGCGCCGCCCAACATGAAATAGTCGGTGATATATGCAGGAGTATCTCATCCTAGCTGAACAATGGAGAATAAACCTGCGGCATTAAGCCGCAGGTTTCCACTGCTATTGTCAGTCTCTAACGATGAGTGGGCCATTGGCGAAATTATTGCAAACTACATCCGGCACTAATTTAATAATTGACATGGCCCCTGATAATCCTTCCCCAGGAATGTCAAAGTTCGCGGTTCCATTGGTGCAATTTTGGAATTCAAAAGTCAAGGTTCCCACCTCGGTTGTAACTACCGGTGTGGGATCATTAAGTACACCTCCCGTGGTTTCGAACAATGTGAGTTCTGCCCGATTGTCTTCAAAGGTTCCCTGGGCAGTGAACCAGCGCTGCCCCGTGCCTTCTATATTAAATGTAAACCAGGAGGCGACAATTTCTTGTCTTGAAGGAACGACGTCAATAAAAAAGCCTTGGCCACTGGTGTCAGGATTAAACCAGGTTCCGTTGTGTCCAAAATTAATGCCTGGAGGTCCACCTTGTCTGGTAAAGCTAAAGTCATCAATCATAAGCCCGGCACCCCTAAACTCTATCCGGGCAATAGGCTGAGGGGGATCCATGTCGACAAAATTGGCAGGATCGTTGAAGGTGGTGGGATCATTGCTGCTAACCATGGCAATGGCATTATTCGTGGCGTTAAAGGCCGTTGCCTCTCCTGGAGACATCCCTGCTTCATGGACGAAAAAGAAACTGACACTGTCAACAGGCTGGTCAAAGACGACTTCTCCCACGTCCTCATCGGTCTCTATGGAGTAGGCAAAAGCGCCTGAAGAATAAAGCGCAGTTATCCCTTCGGTTTCTGCGATACCACCACTAAAATTTGCTCCTCCTTCAGAGAATTCTGTTTGACCTGCTTTATCCTCAAAATCAATAGTCGTTGTTTCTTGAGCTAGCGGGGTCCCTGAAGCAATGAGAATCCCTAGCGCCCCAATCCATATTTTCTTCTGCGTCATAATCGCCACCCTCCGTATTCATATCACAGTAAAATATTTTGACAATCACGTAAAAACTCTTTTTAAAATAGCAATCTGCTGAATTTAAAATTTTTTTGTACACGATTGTTACTTCGTAGGCTTTCTACAAAGCCAAAGGTGACTCAGGCACCATTCTTCTTAATGCGGTCATGCTGACTGCAGTGGTTGCTTGAGTGATATTTCTTTATTCCAAAAAGTGTAGAAGATTTTTATGGAGCTAGGGGATTTTATATTGGATTAGTAGGCCGACCAGATTGACTTCAAAATCATTGGGGGTAGCCACCAGGAAAAGGTGGTTATCAATCAATGAGTTTAGTCCTTCAAAATGCCAATCGCGGATTGTTCCCCGTTCATAGCGGTGTAGTAAGCGCAATGCCAGATTTTTATTAATCTTCCAGCGTAAATTGGTCTCAAGTATATGTCGCGTATATTTTAAGTCGGGAAATGAATTGCCGACCACGTCTAGGGACAACTCGGGGTTTGCCAACGACAGATTTGAGGCTGCCTCATAATCGATTTCGCTGCGTGACCAATTAAAAGAGTAGTTGCCATCGAGGGTAAAGCGATCAAATTGATAGTAAAAACCAACCCCAAGAGCAGTGTTGGTCTCATCCATATTTTCTCGCCAGGCGGCGCTTAGAGGAAAGGTGGTTCCACCTGCATTAGGATCGGTAGAAAAGCCGGCGTCATTGATATTAGCGATGGCGTTGGTTCGGGTTTGATAGCTGCCGAAGACATAGGTGTTTAGTTTAGGAGAAGGCTGATAATTCCACTCTAGATTAATGGCATTATTTTCATCATGGAGAAGACCGAAACGAGCGTCAAAATCATTATCTACCCGGGTAAAAGAGAGGGAAAAATCCATCGTTTCCCCCAGCAGCACATTGACCAATCCACGGAAAAGGTGCTGTTCCCGGTCGCTCAAATCAAATTTGCGTAGATCGGCAAGGGTAAAAGGTGTCGTTCCCTGGGGCAGCAGGGAGTTAAATTCGGGCAGAGAATTCGTAAAAAACGCTGTGTAGGGATCAAAACGGTAGGGACTACCCGTACGGTCTGAAAATTCATAGGAAAAGCGAAAGGTGGCCCAGGGGATGGAACGATTAGAGACGCGTGCGATTAGCCGATTCTCCCTTGTTTCCTCCCGCTCCCGATAGTCCCGCTCAATGACTTCCCGTTGGTAGCCTAGCCCTAAAGTTGTTTTTGGAATCAGGCGATAATCGGCATTGAAGGACCAATTTTTTTTACGCTGGGCAAAAGGGATATTGCGAAAATGAAAGGGCCTAGCCGGTTGATTCGGCTGAAAAACAAAACCACGGCCAGGATCCGCCCCATCCTCAACAATATAGCCGATATCTCCGGTCAGGGGATTAAAGGCAGTGTAATCCGTGTCATTATCTTCATCGTAATAGCGGAAATCCGCCCGTAATGTGAGGGGATCAAAGGGAACTAACCTGAGGCCTACCTGGAATAGCCAGGTATTGATTTCAGCCTGTGCGGTTTTTTGGCTGAGGGCTGCGGTGGTGTTCCAGTTATTCAGATCAATACCCGAATCTGCTTGACCTGAATTAACGGTGGGGGGAATCAAGCCATCGTCTTGGTGCATGCGAGACCAAGCAGCAGTAGAAGTAAAAAGCCCCCTCCAGGGGAGTCGGTAGCTGAAATCTAGTTTTACATTATGAAAATCATTATCAGGATAAAGTGCAAAACGGCCTCGCTCGACAACAAAACTATCTCCCGGTAAATTTTTGAATGGGTTTTCCCAACTGAGTGTTTTTTTTTGGTTGCGGAAAAAGGAAGCCCTATAGGTAAAATTTAACTGATAGCGCCTGGCCCCATAATTGAAACCTGCGAGGAGATCATGGGTGAGGTAATCAATTGGCTCAACGGTTTCGACAACTCCACCCGCTGTGCCGCCGGTGTAGAAGGGGGCGAGAAAGGTTCCGCCGAAGGGGCGGGTACCCTTATTGGCCTCTTGAGTGTAACGGCCATGGATTCTAAAGTGGGGAGTGGGCGTGATTTCAAACCCGAGTCCCCCTTTTTTTCGGGATAAATCCAAAGATCTTCGAGAAGCCGCTTCCAGGGCGGAATGGATCTCCTCAGCCGTGTTATTGCCGGGTACTAACCCGGCTGGTAGCAGCAGTTGCTGACTGCCTACTCCCTGGAATAGGGTAAGCCCCCGGGTTTCGAACACATGGGGGATTTCATTGAAAAAACCAGTCAGCTTGAATAAACCATAACGCCCACCTTGGGCCAGATAATATTGATCATCCCTACCTACGCCTCCCCCGGACAAATTAAGGAAATAACCTTTGTTTTCTTGCCAAGACGAAAAATTAAAATAATTAAGCAGGGGACCCTCGCTCCAGTCACTATACTCGATAAAGTTCTCGGGTTTTGCCGAATCATCGTCAATGAGAAAACCGCCTTCTATGCTGCCCCGATAGTGCCAATCGTCTATTTTTCCAAACTTGGGCGGACTGAAAGGAGGCTCATAAAGCAGACCCGTAGGGGACCTGGAAAAGGTTTTTTTGAAAGTCGCAAGGCCACGCTCATCCAATGTTTGAGTGGTATCGGTACCGGTGGGGTTGAGGGTATTGCCGAGGAGGGTATCCACTCCTGCCGCCGAATTGGCTTGGGTATCGGCCGCGAGGGCTGACAGTAGCCAGAAAATAATGAGCGGGCATTGGGCTTTTGAAAACATGGGATCAGCGATGGAAACGAACCCCTGAAGGGTGATTAGAACCATGGATTTGGGCATGGCAATTTTGGCAACTTCGATTCATCAGCCGTCCATCGGGCCTTAAACCAGAGGGCATATTGGCCATTGTCAGCAGATCATTAGGGTGTCCCCGGTTGGTATGGCATTGCTCACACAAAAAGGGCCTAGCGACAGATAACAATTTTTCATGATTGGAACCATGGGGTAAGTGACAATTTAAACAGTTTTCCCGGACGGGGGCATGTTCCCAAATAAACGGTCCCCGTTTTTCAGGATGGCATTGATAACAGAGCTGATTAACCGTGTCGGCCTTGAGCAGTGGCGTTGTGTTTGAACCATGGGGGTTATGGCAATCGACACAAGAAATCTTGCCTTCTAGCAGGGGCATATGAGAGCGTTTACGAAATTGGACCCGTTGCTGTTGATGGCAAGTGAAACAGGTCAGGCTAATACTTTCCTTTTTGAGCAGCCCATTTCGGGAAAACTGCGCCATTGGATTGTGGCAGTCGCTGCAACCGAGATCATGAACTTGGTGGGTGGAACCCGGCCAGTAGATTCTCTCTCTGCCCCTGTGGCATTGTAGGCACATGGCGTTTTGCTGAAGAATAGAGGACCCGGAAGTGCGGGTGAAGGCCATGATCTTAGATTTGTTGGTGGGCTCGGTAATATGTTTAGATCCGGGTCCATGACAGGCCTCACAGCTCCTGGCCTGGAGTTCATCTTGGGGATTCAGGCGGAAAACCCTGGCGTGGAGAGTATGGCTCCAATGACTATTCTCAACTTGATGGCAGCCTATACAGGTGGTTTCCCCCACATAGGTGGCATCAGCCTGAGCCGGATTACCGAGAGGGGAGGTGTCGACTGGGAGGACGGGTCTACAATTGGTAATCACCGGGATCATCCCTACCATTAATAAAAAGACTAACCCCCGCCGAATTTTTATTCTTAATGGTGAAATTTTCATAAGAGATAATTATAGCCATGATAAATAAAGGTGCAGGATGAGCTATCTTGACCATATTAGGAACTGTAATCGCTATGCTTTGAAGGATTTCCGCCCTTTTTATGTGGAGGGGGTCCAGGTAGGTCATATCAAATCCGCCTTTGCCGAGAAGCTACGATGTTGGCCGGCGATTTTCCGGGTGTCGCCGACAGCGGTCCATCTTGTTTCCAACCTCCAGTCTTTTGAGGAGCGAACCCAGGAGGTCAGGGTCGTTTTGGAGGCCTTGGTAGAGGAAGGAATCATTCCCCGTTGGCATGGGGAAGAATATGCGGTGACTGCTTCCTCCCGAGAAAGAGCCCTCTTTGTAATTGATCGGGGTTCAGCCCCTTATTTGGGTGTCCGGGCTTTCGGCCAGCACCTGAACGGTTTTGTCAATCAAGGGGGCCAGTTAAAAATGTGGATTGGCCGGCGCTCCCGAGATAAATGGAGTGCTCCCGGCAAGCTTGATAATCTGGTGGCCGGGGGGGTGCCCCACGGGGTTCCGTTGCAGGAAAATTTAGCCAAAGAGTGTTGGGAAGAAGCGGCGATCCCTGTCGAAATGGCTTCCCAAGCGGTTCCCGTGGGCTATATTTCCTATCGCTTTGAAACCCAAGAAGGTTTCAAACCCGATGTGATGTACTGCTATGATTTAGAATTGCCGCCTGATTTCGTGCCCCAATGCCAGGATGGAGAGGTAGAGGAATTTTACCTTTGGCCAGTGGAGGAGGTAGCGGCCCTGGTCCAGGAAACCGATTCATTCAAGAGAAATTGCAATCTGGTCATCATTGACTTTCTGATACGGCGAGGTTTTATTACTCCGGAACATCCCGATTATTTGGAGATAGTGGCAGGTCTTCGGGTGCCGCTATAAGTATAAAGGTTATCTTAGGCACCACTGTTTTTGGAGTATTGGGCTCAATATTCGCACAATGTTTAGATTTTCTTAGGCAAAAATCCAGCCAATAAGATCGCTGTAGAACAATTGTTTTTCCTTTTCAAAGTTATCTCCGACGGAGAGGGGCAGGGCGTTGATAATATGAGAGCCTGTTAATCCTCTTCGGGCCAATTGTTTTTGCCATTGTTCATACAAAGAATATCGAGAAAGCTCATCAGGCGTGAAATAAGATTGAGCGATGCACTTGTAATGGCGCTGTTCGTGAACTTGGTTCTTTACTCTTTGAATCTTTTTTTCACTGTTAGCAAGATATTTCCAGGTATCGTCTTCCCAATCAAACCAGAGTAAATTCTGATTTACGTCTTTTCGGAAAGGGCAATATTGGCTATGTTGTTGCGTCAACACCATTTGTGAATTATACCCCTCAATAAAATACATGGCCTGTTTTGACTGCTCGGTACTCTCCAAAAGTTTCTGTAATTGACCATGCTCAAGCTGGCGCATATCGGGATACACATATTGATTTTTGATCTTTTCAGCCTGAATCAGCGGTTCTTGGAGCGTGAAGCGGGCATCAATACACTCTTGCAAGCCCTTCAGATCGAATATCTGCGCTAATGTCTCAGCGCTGTCAGAGATTGCGAAATACGCGGACTCTGGTCCTGGTTTAGTAAAGCGCATGGGTTGCTCATTTAAATCCCGCAGGGTTTGACTCATTATCCGCATATTGGGCTGGCTGGCTTCTAAATGGCGTCGGTGCCGCCAAATGCGTCCGGCCATTTGGATCAAGGACCAGTAAGAATTGGGTTCGACAATTCCCCAGTCGTAATCGTGATCGCGTCCCACTTCAGATATGGGAGAGGTGCTGACGATAATCAATAGGTGGGTTTTTCCCTGTTGCTGACAATCTTTTAAATGAGCGCGCAGAGTCGGATGATCATGCGCTTGTCGGCCCCCTTTACGTTTCAAAAGAGTATTTAATGTCCGTTCAATATGATGGCGTATTAGCGGTAAATGCTTGGCGTGATAACAAATTAGCTTTATCTGAACTTCATTTAAATTGACGGGCGTATTAAGCCAGTATTTAGCAAATTCACGGGTGTGGGCGACATTGCTCCAGCGGACGCAGCCGATGGAATAGCAAACGCCGGTCTCCGGATCGCGGCTAGCCCACTGTTGATGCAGTTCCCTGCAACTTTCCATCACATTTTGGTAAACCGTTTCCGGGCCTTCAATAATGGGTACGGGAATGGCGCCAAGCCGGCGCCGCACGGGTTGTTGCTGTAGCGTATCCAGCAGGGCCTGGATAAATCGACCGTGCTGCTTAGCAAAAGCGGTATTGTCGGCGACGGAGGTTAACTTAATATGAGCAGCATGATGGCTGAACCAGCCGCAGCGGATGGGGCCGGGTTCCATGCCTTGAAGTTGCCGCCAGCGGTTAAAGCCAGTTTGATAGGCGCGGTAGAAAGCGCGCGCGGTTGCAGGCGGTAGGGTCGCGGAAGATAGCAGCAGTTTTCGCCCATTGAAACCCACCACATAGGCGAGTTTTAATAACGCAGGTAAATCCTCGGTGGAAAAGCTGTCAATTTCGTCAATAATCAAATCCGATCCGGCTATGCGAAAACCCAGGACGGCAGCCGAGGCTCGCTGGCTTTGCAGAAACGGCATTAGATGATCGATAGTGCAGACCAGAACAGGGACTTGTAGCAGGCGATTAAGCTTGGAGTTATTAGGCGCAATTAGATCTTCAGGCCAAGGAGCATCGGGATCGTAATCAAATTCGCCAGTGATGCCCTCATACAAGGAATCATCCAGGTTGCTGCTTTCGATACCTGCCTGTTCCTCCGGCGGCGGTAAACTGATTAGCTCGTTTCCTTCTTCAGAATCCGTCATTTCATGGAGGGCAATGGTTAAAGCCCCGCCGACCATGACCGCGCATTGTTCGCCCATAGCATCAGGTGTTTTTCCAAACCCCAAGTCGCCCCGGTATTCATCGCCGGTTTGCAGGGTCAAGGTGCGCAGCCCCAGGGCGACCGTCAACCGGTAATTTTGATGGTGGTTGGCAGCGGCCAGAATGCGGACATTGCCGCGTGTTTTGCCAGAGCCAGTTTCGGCCATCACTAGGGCGAAAAATCCCTCATTGGTGTCGTCCTCTTGCCGCTGGGCTTTTAGCA encodes the following:
- a CDS encoding MtrB/PioB family decaheme-associated outer membrane protein codes for the protein MPKSMVLITLQGFVSIADPMFSKAQCPLIIFWLLSALAADTQANSAAGVDTLLGNTLNPTGTDTTQTLDERGLATFKKTFSRSPTGLLYEPPFSPPKFGKIDDWHYRGSIEGGFLIDDDSAKPENFIEYSDWSEGPLLNYFNFSSWQENKGYFLNLSGGGVGRDDQYYLAQGGRYGLFKLTGFFNEIPHVFETRGLTLFQGVGSQQLLLPAGLVPGNNTAEEIHSALEAASRRSLDLSRKKGGLGFEITPTPHFRIHGRYTQEANKGTRPFGGTFLAPFYTGGTAGGVVETVEPIDYLTHDLLAGFNYGARRYQLNFTYRASFFRNQKKTLSWENPFKNLPGDSFVVERGRFALYPDNDFHNVKLDFSYRLPWRGLFTSTAAWSRMHQDDGLIPPTVNSGQADSGIDLNNWNTTAALSQKTAQAEINTWLFQVGLRLVPFDPLTLRADFRYYDEDNDTDYTAFNPLTGDIGYIVEDGADPGRGFVFQPNQPARPFHFRNIPFAQRKKNWSFNADYRLIPKTTLGLGYQREVIERDYREREETRENRLIARVSNRSIPWATFRFSYEFSDRTGSPYRFDPYTAFFTNSLPEFNSLLPQGTTPFTLADLRKFDLSDREQHLFRGLVNVLLGETMDFSLSFTRVDNDFDARFGLLHDENNAINLEWNYQPSPKLNTYVFGSYQTRTNAIANINDAGFSTDPNAGGTTFPLSAAWRENMDETNTALGVGFYYQFDRFTLDGNYSFNWSRSEIDYEAASNLSLANPELSLDVVGNSFPDLKYTRHILETNLRWKINKNLALRLLHRYERGTIRDWHFEGLNSLIDNHLFLVATPNDFEVNLVGLLIQYKIP
- a CDS encoding DUF4743 domain-containing protein — encoded protein: MSYLDHIRNCNRYALKDFRPFYVEGVQVGHIKSAFAEKLRCWPAIFRVSPTAVHLVSNLQSFEERTQEVRVVLEALVEEGIIPRWHGEEYAVTASSRERALFVIDRGSAPYLGVRAFGQHLNGFVNQGGQLKMWIGRRSRDKWSAPGKLDNLVAGGVPHGVPLQENLAKECWEEAAIPVEMASQAVPVGYISYRFETQEGFKPDVMYCYDLELPPDFVPQCQDGEVEEFYLWPVEEVAALVQETDSFKRNCNLVIIDFLIRRGFITPEHPDYLEIVAGLRVPL
- a CDS encoding DmsE family decaheme c-type cytochrome; this translates as MIPVITNCRPVLPVDTSPLGNPAQADATYVGETTCIGCHQVENSHWSHTLHARVFRLNPQDELQARSCEACHGPGSKHITEPTNKSKIMAFTRTSGSSILQQNAMCLQCHRGRERIYWPGSTHQVHDLGCSDCHNPMAQFSRNGLLKKESISLTCFTCHQQQRVQFRKRSHMPLLEGKISCVDCHNPHGSNTTPLLKADTVNQLCYQCHPEKRGPFIWEHAPVRENCLNCHLPHGSNHEKLLSVARPFLCEQCHTNRGHPNDLLTMANMPSGLRPDGRLMNRSCQNCHAQIHGSNHPSGVRFHR